One genomic segment of Candidatus Fukatsuia endosymbiont of Tuberolachnus salignus includes these proteins:
- a CDS encoding IS110 family transposase has product MGESAMDKTAVGIDVAKLKFDVAVWVERKKYKTKAFPNTPSGFSQLLKWLIPYGDCHICLEATGSYSVPLAMFLVDNGIDVSLENPSRIHAFGESELSRNKTDQGDAKMIVRYCALHTPVLWTPPPLSERQLTALVRHLKSLEEMRQMQENRQSVADDVVQSSLLEIISALKQQIQATKEKIKNHIDNDPDLKKNKALLESIPGIGEILSASLLAYVGNVSKFTNSKAVVAYAGLNPKLCESGLFKGRSRLSKRGHTELRKALYMPALAALSCNPIVKAQWQRLVSRHKGGKMGVCAAMRKLLQLAYGVLKSGIPFDTKIALAS; this is encoded by the coding sequence ATGGGAGAATCAGCCATGGACAAGACCGCAGTGGGTATTGATGTTGCCAAATTAAAATTCGATGTTGCAGTGTGGGTAGAGAGAAAAAAGTATAAAACAAAAGCATTCCCGAATACCCCCTCTGGATTTAGCCAACTACTGAAATGGCTTATCCCTTACGGGGATTGTCATATTTGTCTCGAAGCCACAGGGAGTTACAGTGTTCCACTGGCTATGTTCTTAGTTGATAATGGCATTGACGTCAGCCTAGAAAACCCATCACGTATTCATGCCTTTGGTGAGAGTGAACTGAGTCGGAACAAGACGGATCAGGGGGATGCAAAAATGATAGTGCGCTACTGCGCACTGCATACACCTGTCCTCTGGACTCCTCCTCCCTTGAGCGAACGTCAATTAACCGCGCTAGTACGCCATCTAAAGAGTTTAGAGGAAATGAGGCAAATGCAAGAAAATCGGCAATCAGTGGCTGACGATGTCGTTCAATCCTCACTGCTTGAAATCATTTCTGCACTTAAACAACAAATCCAGGCCACCAAAGAAAAAATAAAAAACCATATCGATAACGATCCTGACTTAAAGAAAAATAAAGCGTTGCTGGAGAGTATTCCTGGTATCGGTGAAATACTAAGTGCCAGTTTGCTGGCGTATGTGGGTAATGTGTCAAAATTCACTAACAGTAAGGCAGTGGTGGCCTATGCCGGGCTTAACCCAAAACTTTGTGAATCAGGTTTATTTAAAGGACGGAGCCGCCTATCAAAACGGGGTCATACCGAGCTCAGGAAAGCGTTGTATATGCCCGCTCTGGCTGCCCTTTCTTGTAATCCGATAGTGAAAGCACAGTGGCAACGACTCGTATCACGCCATAAAGGGGGTAAAATGGGCGTCTGTGCGGCAATGCGCAAATTACTCCAACTGGCGTATGGTGTGCTGAAATCAGGCATCCCATTCGATACAAAAATAGCACTTGCATCATGA
- the lysS gene encoding lysine--tRNA ligase, with protein MLEQKRSVVGQTVTETAQELNDELRVRKEKLAVLRKGNGVAFPNDFRRNALSDKLHHTYGSKENEELATLESEVTVAGRMMSRRLMGKASFVTLQDMGGRIQLYVTRDDFPEGFYDGEFKKWDLGDILGARGKLFKTKTGELSIHCTELRLLTKALRPLPDKFHGLTDQETCYRQRYLDLIANDKSRRTFKTRSKIIATIRQFMVEKDFMEVETPMMQVIPGGAAARPFETHHNALDIDMYLRIAPELYLKRLVVGGFERVFEINRNFRNEGISPRHNPEFTMMELYMAYADYRDLMALTEELFRTLTKTVLGNNVVTYGDNIFDFSKPFAKLTMKEAICQYHKDTNITDLEDIDKAKKIAGSLGIKLEKNWELGRIQCEIFEATAESHLIQPTFITEYPAEVSPLARCNNENPFFTDRFEFFIGGREIGNGFSELNDAQDQADRFDTQVQAKKSGDDEAMLYDADYVTALEHGLPPTAGLGIGIDRMVMLLTNSHTIRDVILFPTMRPVDVSDKK; from the coding sequence ATGTTAGAGCAAAAACGATCGGTTGTTGGACAAACGGTCACTGAAACAGCGCAAGAACTCAATGATGAGCTACGAGTTCGTAAAGAAAAACTGGCTGTATTGCGGAAGGGTAATGGTGTTGCTTTTCCGAACGATTTTCGCCGTAATGCATTATCTGATAAATTGCATCACACATACGGTAGCAAAGAAAATGAAGAATTAGCCACGTTAGAGAGTGAAGTCACTGTTGCCGGCCGCATGATGAGCCGTCGTCTTATGGGTAAAGCTTCATTCGTTACTTTACAGGATATGGGTGGACGTATTCAGTTGTATGTTACCCGTGACGATTTTCCAGAAGGTTTCTACGATGGAGAATTTAAAAAATGGGATCTCGGCGATATTCTAGGCGCTCGCGGCAAACTGTTTAAAACAAAAACCGGTGAACTTTCAATCCACTGTACTGAACTGCGACTTCTGACGAAGGCTTTACGGCCACTGCCAGATAAATTCCATGGTTTAACCGATCAGGAAACTTGCTACCGTCAGCGTTACCTGGATCTGATTGCTAATGATAAATCACGTCGTACTTTTAAGACACGTTCAAAAATCATTGCGACTATCCGCCAATTTATGGTGGAAAAAGACTTTATGGAAGTTGAAACGCCAATGATGCAGGTGATTCCCGGTGGTGCGGCGGCACGCCCGTTTGAGACTCATCATAATGCCCTAGACATTGACATGTACCTGCGTATTGCGCCGGAACTCTATTTAAAACGTTTAGTGGTGGGAGGATTTGAACGCGTATTCGAAATTAACCGTAACTTCCGTAACGAAGGTATTTCGCCGCGCCACAACCCAGAGTTCACCATGATGGAACTCTATATGGCATATGCGGATTACCGAGATCTTATGGCTCTGACGGAAGAACTATTCCGCACACTAACTAAAACCGTGTTAGGCAATAATGTGGTCACTTATGGCGATAATATTTTTGATTTCTCAAAGCCATTTGCCAAATTGACGATGAAAGAAGCGATTTGCCAATATCACAAAGATACTAATATTACCGATTTGGAGGATATCGACAAAGCCAAAAAAATTGCGGGTTCCTTGGGGATTAAACTGGAAAAAAACTGGGAGCTGGGTCGTATTCAGTGTGAAATTTTTGAGGCGACAGCTGAAAGCCATCTAATACAGCCAACTTTCATCACCGAGTACCCGGCAGAGGTCTCGCCATTGGCACGGTGCAATAATGAAAATCCGTTTTTTACCGATCGCTTTGAGTTTTTTATCGGTGGTCGAGAAATCGGCAATGGCTTCTCTGAGCTAAACGATGCACAGGATCAGGCAGACCGTTTTGACACACAGGTACAGGCTAAGAAAAGCGGTGATGACGAAGCCATGCTCTACGATGCAGACTATGTAACGGCATTGGAACATGGCTTACCGCCGACCGCAGGCTTGGGTATCGGTATCGACCGTATGGTTATGTTGTTGACTAACAGTCATACTATTCGTGATGTGATCCTTTTCCCGACAATGCGTCCGGTTGATGTCAGTGATAAAAAATAA
- the prfB gene encoding peptide chain release factor 2 (programmed frameshift) has translation MFEINAVKNSIQDLSERTCVLRGYLDYDAKKERLEEVNAELEQPNVWQEPERAQALGKERSVLDEMVATIDQLEKGLDDVAGLLELALEAEDEETFNETLTELKTLEDNLIQLEFRRMFSGEYDSASCYLDLQAGSGGTEAQDWANMLQRMYLRWAEAKGFKTEIIEQSDGDVAGLKSATIKIIGDYAFGWLRTETGVHRLVRKSPFDSGNRRHTSFSSAFVYPEVDDDIDIEINPADLRIDVYRASGAGGQHVNKTESAVRITHLPTNIVTQCQSDRSQHKNKDQAMKQLKAKLYEFEMQKKNADKQQLEDNKSDIGWGSQIRSYVLDDSRIKDLRTGVEIRNTESVLDGDLDKFIEASLKAGL, from the exons ATGTTTGAAATAAATGCAGTAAAAAATAGCATTCAAGATCTGTCTGAGCGAACGTGTGTTCTTAGGGGGTATCTT GACTATGACGCCAAGAAGGAAAGATTAGAAGAAGTCAACGCCGAGTTGGAACAGCCTAACGTTTGGCAGGAACCAGAACGTGCACAGGCGCTGGGTAAAGAACGTTCCGTACTCGATGAGATGGTTGCTACTATCGATCAGCTTGAAAAAGGATTAGATGACGTTGCTGGTTTGTTAGAGTTAGCGCTAGAAGCCGAAGATGAAGAGACGTTTAACGAGACACTCACTGAATTAAAAACGCTTGAGGATAACCTCATTCAGCTAGAGTTCCGTCGTATGTTTTCTGGTGAATATGATAGCGCCAGTTGTTATTTAGATCTGCAAGCAGGGTCTGGTGGCACTGAAGCACAAGACTGGGCGAATATGTTACAGCGCATGTATCTGCGTTGGGCCGAGGCAAAAGGTTTCAAAACTGAAATTATTGAACAATCTGACGGTGATGTCGCTGGATTAAAATCGGCAACCATCAAGATTATTGGCGATTATGCTTTTGGCTGGTTACGTACTGAAACGGGAGTGCATCGTTTAGTGCGTAAAAGTCCTTTTGACTCGGGTAATCGTCGCCACACCTCTTTTAGCTCTGCTTTTGTTTACCCTGAAGTTGATGATGATATTGATATCGAAATTAATCCAGCAGATTTACGTATTGATGTATACCGTGCATCGGGTGCGGGTGGTCAACATGTTAACAAAACGGAATCTGCTGTCCGTATTACCCACCTCCCCACGAATATTGTGACTCAATGCCAGAGTGATCGCTCACAACATAAAAATAAAGATCAGGCGATGAAACAGCTTAAAGCGAAACTGTATGAATTTGAGATGCAGAAAAAAAATGCTGATAAGCAGCAGTTAGAAGATAATAAATCAGACATTGGTTGGGGAAGTCAAATTCGCTCCTATGTCTTGGACGATTCCCGTATCAAAGACCTGCGCACTGGCGTAGAAATACGTAATACAGAGTCCGTCCTCGATGGTGATCTGGATAAATTTATTGAAGCAAGTTTGAAAGCCGGGCTATAA
- the mlaA gene encoding phospholipid-binding lipoprotein MlaA: MNYRLIGLACTVLLLIGCASRSPHQNEQKHVDTLECFNRAMFNFNYNIVDPYLIRPVAVVWRDGMPQPARNGLSNFFSNLEEPASMINGFLIGDPYKAMKHFNRFFLNTLLGMGGFIDVASMANPKLVKEVPYRFGSTLGRYDVGYGPYAVLPVYGSATLRQDGGKWVDTLYPMLSYLTFWMSAGKWVIEGVETRAQLLDSDGLLRNSSDPYQIVRDAYFQRYDFLANGGVLSPEANPNALAIQDDLQSIDASH; encoded by the coding sequence ATGAATTATCGCCTAATAGGGCTAGCTTGTACGGTTTTATTATTAATAGGTTGTGCCAGTCGTTCTCCACATCAAAATGAACAAAAGCATGTCGATACGCTAGAATGTTTTAACCGGGCAATGTTTAATTTTAACTACAATATCGTGGATCCTTATCTGATACGTCCGGTAGCGGTGGTTTGGCGTGATGGTATGCCCCAGCCCGCCCGTAATGGTTTGAGCAATTTTTTCAGTAATCTTGAAGAGCCAGCCAGTATGATCAACGGTTTTTTGATTGGTGATCCCTACAAAGCAATGAAGCATTTCAATCGCTTTTTTTTAAATACGTTGTTAGGCATGGGGGGATTCATCGATGTTGCTAGTATGGCTAATCCTAAGTTGGTGAAAGAGGTTCCTTATCGCTTTGGTTCTACATTGGGTCGTTATGATGTCGGCTATGGTCCTTATGCGGTTTTGCCTGTTTACGGTAGCGCGACGCTTCGTCAGGATGGCGGAAAATGGGTGGATACGCTTTACCCCATGCTCAGCTACCTGACATTCTGGATGTCTGCCGGTAAGTGGGTCATCGAAGGGGTAGAAACCCGTGCTCAATTGCTGGATTCCGATGGTTTATTGCGTAATTCATCCGATCCTTACCAGATAGTGCGAGATGCTTATTTTCAGCGTTATGATTTTCTTGCTAATGGTGGCGTATTAAGCCCTGAAGCTAACCCGAACGCTTTAGCGATTCAAGATGATCTGCAGAGTATTGACGCTAGTCATTGA
- a CDS encoding IS630 family transposase — protein MKIELTADQKITLEAQHRQSHDRRVCDRIRCVLLSADGWTPPMIAHSQLINETTVRRHLTDYHKLNKLKPENGGSDGYLNAEQTTSLVEHLTQPLYHHNHQIVAYIAGRWNITFTVSGLYKGLKQHGFSYKKPKGVPHKFAVEKQQQFIKTYSELKDAAGNDPILFIDAVHPTQTTKISYGWIRKGQDKTIETTGSRTRLNIMGALNIQNVANPIIRDDETINSENVVHFLSAIRAHYPITTTAHVILEGAGYHRSQLVQDAALTLNIQLHYLPPYSPNLNPIERLWKVMNEQTRNNRYYPSKQSFKNDILNFFEVKLPQMASSLVSRLNDNFQALNPAS, from the coding sequence ATGAAAATAGAGCTGACTGCTGACCAGAAAATTACCCTCGAAGCCCAACATCGTCAAAGCCATGACCGCCGTGTCTGTGACAGGATCCGGTGTGTTTTGTTGTCCGCAGACGGCTGGACTCCCCCTATGATTGCTCACTCACAGCTCATTAATGAAACCACGGTGCGGCGCCACCTTACAGACTATCATAAACTCAACAAGCTCAAGCCTGAAAATGGCGGCTCCGATGGCTATCTCAATGCGGAACAGACCACGTCGCTGGTTGAACATCTCACCCAGCCGCTCTACCACCACAATCACCAAATTGTGGCGTATATCGCTGGACGCTGGAACATCACCTTTACCGTATCAGGTCTGTATAAAGGGTTGAAGCAGCATGGCTTTAGCTATAAAAAGCCGAAAGGTGTTCCGCATAAATTTGCCGTTGAGAAACAGCAGCAATTTATAAAGACCTACAGCGAATTGAAAGACGCCGCGGGTAATGACCCCATACTGTTTATTGATGCCGTTCATCCGACACAAACCACCAAAATAAGCTACGGCTGGATACGAAAAGGCCAGGATAAAACGATAGAGACCACCGGGAGCAGAACGCGGTTGAATATCATGGGAGCCTTGAACATCCAGAATGTGGCTAACCCCATAATCCGTGATGATGAGACGATTAACAGCGAAAATGTGGTTCACTTCCTGTCTGCCATTCGCGCGCATTATCCCATCACGACAACGGCACATGTGATCCTCGAGGGTGCAGGCTATCACCGTTCACAGCTTGTGCAAGACGCCGCGCTTACGTTGAATATCCAGCTTCATTACCTTCCGCCGTATAGCCCGAATCTAAACCCGATAGAGCGATTGTGGAAGGTGATGAATGAGCAAACACGAAACAATAGATATTACCCATCTAAACAGAGTTTTAAGAACGATATCTTAAACTTCTTTGAAGTGAAGCTACCACAAATGGCAAGTTCTCTGGTATCTCGCTTAAACGATAATTTCCAGGCGCTAAATCCTGCATCTTGA
- a CDS encoding IS630 transposase-related protein encodes MSYSVDFRRKVLSVREQEGLSIRATAKRFHIGTDSLTRWLRRIEPQQSGSCRRKKKALVKDVELYPDACQRECGPFWGVHEIHLASLEKMGHQL; translated from the coding sequence ATGAGTTATTCAGTTGATTTTCGGCGAAAAGTCCTCAGTGTTCGAGAGCAGGAAGGCCTGAGCATAAGAGCCACCGCGAAGCGTTTCCACATTGGCACGGATTCACTAACACGTTGGCTGAGGCGAATAGAGCCGCAACAGTCTGGCTCATGTCGGCGTAAGAAAAAAGCCCTGGTCAAAGATGTTGAGCTTTATCCAGATGCTTGCCAACGGGAGTGCGGCCCGTTTTGGGGTGTGCACGAAATCCATTTGGCAAGCCTTGAAAAAATGGGGCATCAGCTATAA